GACCCCGGAGGTCGCGGTGACGCGCGTGCCCTCGTCGTCGGCCGCCCAGGTGAGGTCGGTCCACATCTCGTCGAACGGGCCGGCGTCGCCGACCTGCTCGTATCGCAGTCCGGCCTCCCGGGGTTCGAACCGGAGGGCGACGCCGACGCCGCGGGCGCCCGCGGTCACGAAGGTCGCCTCGTCGCGCTCCTCGATGTCGAGCACTTCGAAGCTCCCCTCGTACTCGACGACGACGCTCGGTTCGAGCGCTCGGCGCACCTCGGCCGGCGTCGCGCCGACGAATCGCTCGACCGTGACTTCCCGCATCGACCCGTTCGTCGGGGCCGCGGGGCTTAAACGCTGGCCCGGTCCCCTACGGCGGGCGCGCCGTCGCGTCCGTCCGCCGGTCTCGCGGGGAAA
The window above is part of the Halosimplex rubrum genome. Proteins encoded here:
- a CDS encoding SRPBCC family protein is translated as MREVTVERFVGATPAEVRRALEPSVVVEYEGSFEVLDIEERDEATFVTAGARGVGVALRFEPREAGLRYEQVGDAGPFDEMWTDLTWAADDEGTRVTATSGVGLGLPLAAVTDRVAAWKRRGELDRALARLADDLG